Proteins from a single region of Chryseobacterium sp. W4I1:
- the pheA gene encoding prephenate dehydratase — protein sequence MKIAFLGPHASFTQLAATQLFPDDELLPQANILDCFNAVNRGEADKAVVPLENSIEGTVSMTLDYLYKTPSIKIEAEGVMPIAHHLMIHPENNMEDVEKIFSHPQALAQSFHFLDTEYKNIARQDFSSTAAAAKYVSENRDLKIAAVANQFAANLYGLKIVNRNIQDFEQNHTRFIVISKEQSKYSNDHLEVLGEKSGMLINLPEDHPGGLHQVLSVFAWRKMNLSKIESRTLKTGLGNYFFFINVQGKWEDVLHGNALLELQSINAEVDFLGNYKEFLLES from the coding sequence ATGAAGATTGCATTTTTAGGACCTCATGCAAGTTTTACCCAGCTTGCGGCTACCCAGTTGTTTCCGGATGATGAACTTTTGCCGCAGGCTAATATTTTAGACTGTTTTAATGCTGTAAACCGCGGAGAAGCTGACAAGGCAGTAGTCCCTTTGGAAAATTCTATTGAAGGAACGGTTTCTATGACACTGGACTATTTATACAAAACACCGTCCATTAAAATAGAAGCAGAAGGCGTGATGCCTATCGCCCATCATCTGATGATACATCCCGAAAATAATATGGAGGACGTTGAAAAGATATTTTCACATCCACAGGCTCTGGCACAGAGCTTCCATTTTCTGGATACCGAATATAAAAACATTGCAAGACAGGATTTTTCATCCACAGCCGCAGCCGCAAAATATGTTTCTGAAAACAGAGATCTAAAAATTGCTGCTGTTGCCAATCAATTTGCTGCTAATTTGTATGGATTGAAGATTGTCAACAGGAATATTCAGGATTTTGAACAAAATCATACCCGGTTTATTGTTATTTCTAAGGAACAATCCAAATATAGTAATGATCACCTTGAGGTATTGGGTGAAAAATCGGGTATGCTGATCAATCTTCCTGAAGATCATCCGGGTGGACTTCATCAGGTTCTTTCTGTTTTTGCATGGCGTAAAATGAACCTCAGCAAAATAGAGTCTAGAACTTTAAAAACGGGTCTTGGCAATTATTTCTTTTTTATTAATGTACAAGGTAAATGGGAAGATGTCTTGCATGGAAATGCTCTTCTGGAGCTTCAATCGATCAATGCGGAAGTGGATTTTCTGGGTAACTATAAGGAATTCTTACTGGAAAGTTAA
- a CDS encoding thioesterase family protein: protein MIHTTHSIRVRYGETDPMKYVYYGNYAQYFEIGRVELFRNIGISYDEIENQGIWLPVSDYKIKYIRPALYDQKLEIHTYIKKIPGVRIEFEYEIYNEDGVKITEASTTLFFLDAKTNKIIRCPDFLMKMIEENWKI, encoded by the coding sequence ATGATACACACAACACACTCAATAAGAGTACGTTACGGAGAAACAGACCCTATGAAATATGTGTACTACGGCAACTATGCACAGTACTTCGAAATTGGCAGAGTAGAGCTGTTCAGAAACATAGGAATCTCATACGATGAAATTGAAAACCAAGGAATTTGGCTTCCTGTTTCGGACTACAAAATTAAATATATCCGTCCGGCTTTATATGACCAAAAATTAGAAATCCATACGTACATAAAGAAAATTCCAGGAGTAAGAATAGAATTTGAGTATGAAATTTATAATGAAGATGGGGTTAAGATCACAGAAGCTTCCACTACCCTCTTCTTTCTGGATGCAAAAACGAATAAAATCATCAGATGTCCGGACTTTTTAATGAAGATGATAGAAGAGAATTGGAAAATATAG
- a CDS encoding DUF2339 domain-containing protein, producing MNEILFLILIVVIAVIFSNMNTKIRRLEKEISDLKFKINPSSQETIASQKSVIKEETVPKEGDNVTSQNTIPTAPFPVKPQKDWLEPVFDFLKQNILTIIGIFTLVLGIGYFVKYAIDKNWIGETARAGVGLLAGATIMVAGHFLRKNYAVFASIITGGGIAVLYFTITIAFREYHLFTQNTAFAITILITIISIVLAYYYKSEVLIIFAMLGGFSAPLMISTGHSNYLFLFTYLSLLNIGMLAATFLKHWKSVGWTAYIFTSIYLFYWTAEHPDFLSIVFYIINYIIFYIFALQDYIKKNTLSSWNTLMLVLINFSSIIGLVYLFNTLQYEPVIIFPLVFAIVNALLFFREYGKKDLGFSYSIFAALTISLITIAAALQFKTHLITSVWAVEATLLLYIWKKNRHNIFKTCFYVLFPLVIVAQIITWGEYLNVDHMRIVFNPVFLTSLVTIATTIFNLFLLKEIKDPEKQGDSFFETVFAVAGYGIIYFALLLEITYHISDMPWPAIISIGLLFSIYYIFVLLLLRKKLDIDRSIQTALIYIILILIISNASFAASAVVTAVLQKKLTFGFYTMHLLHWIPFAYILWNTAATSDFYKTKISYWAISLALVITISCGFYHTYIVSSVHDISLIYEAKEHFTILYLPIIWTVLASIFIYISLKKNITEYSRIGFVLIGIMALKLYSYDVWQMDNISRITAFIILGVILLLSSFTFQRLKNIIKNIVDKKEENKDHEN from the coding sequence ATGAATGAAATTCTTTTTCTCATATTAATCGTAGTCATTGCTGTTATTTTTAGTAACATGAATACTAAAATCAGAAGGCTTGAAAAAGAGATTTCAGATTTGAAATTCAAAATTAATCCGTCTTCGCAAGAAACAATTGCTTCTCAGAAGTCTGTAATTAAAGAAGAAACAGTTCCAAAAGAAGGTGATAATGTCACTTCTCAAAATACAATTCCTACTGCGCCATTTCCTGTAAAACCACAAAAAGACTGGCTGGAACCTGTTTTTGACTTCTTAAAACAAAACATCCTGACCATCATCGGGATTTTCACCCTTGTTCTCGGGATTGGTTATTTTGTAAAATATGCAATCGACAAAAACTGGATAGGAGAAACAGCAAGAGCAGGAGTAGGACTTTTAGCGGGAGCGACAATCATGGTCGCAGGGCATTTTCTAAGAAAGAATTATGCCGTTTTTGCTTCCATTATTACCGGAGGCGGAATTGCTGTTCTTTATTTTACAATCACCATTGCTTTTCGGGAATACCATCTGTTTACTCAGAATACAGCTTTTGCTATTACCATTCTGATCACCATTATTTCAATTGTTCTAGCCTACTATTACAAAAGTGAAGTATTAATTATTTTTGCAATGCTTGGCGGATTTTCTGCTCCACTGATGATCAGCACGGGACACAGCAATTATCTTTTTCTTTTTACTTATCTCAGTCTTTTAAATATCGGTATGCTGGCAGCTACATTCCTGAAACACTGGAAAAGTGTGGGATGGACAGCCTACATCTTCACGAGTATTTATTTATTTTACTGGACTGCAGAGCATCCTGACTTTCTCAGTATTGTATTTTATATCATCAATTATATTATTTTTTACATTTTTGCGCTTCAGGATTATATTAAGAAAAATACACTTTCATCATGGAATACTTTAATGCTTGTATTGATTAATTTTTCAAGTATTATAGGATTGGTCTATCTATTCAACACATTGCAGTATGAACCTGTCATTATTTTTCCTTTAGTTTTTGCAATAGTCAATGCCCTGCTTTTTTTCAGGGAGTACGGAAAGAAAGATCTCGGTTTCAGCTATTCTATTTTTGCAGCACTTACCATCAGTCTTATTACTATAGCTGCAGCCCTTCAGTTCAAAACACATCTTATTACCAGTGTCTGGGCTGTAGAGGCAACGCTCCTGCTGTATATCTGGAAAAAGAACCGCCATAATATCTTCAAAACATGCTTTTATGTTCTGTTTCCGCTTGTTATTGTTGCACAGATCATAACATGGGGCGAATATCTTAATGTGGATCATATGAGGATTGTCTTTAATCCCGTATTTTTAACAAGCCTTGTAACCATTGCTACCACTATTTTTAATTTGTTTCTATTAAAAGAAATAAAGGATCCGGAGAAGCAGGGAGACAGCTTTTTCGAGACTGTTTTCGCTGTCGCAGGCTATGGTATTATTTATTTTGCTCTTTTACTGGAGATTACCTATCATATTTCGGATATGCCATGGCCAGCCATTATCAGCATTGGGCTGCTGTTCAGTATTTACTATATTTTTGTATTACTGCTGTTGAGGAAAAAGCTTGACATTGACAGAAGCATTCAGACTGCACTTATCTATATTATACTGATCCTGATTATTTCCAATGCATCATTTGCAGCATCTGCAGTGGTTACGGCTGTTTTGCAGAAAAAGCTGACATTTGGCTTTTATACCATGCATCTTCTTCACTGGATACCGTTTGCTTATATTCTATGGAATACAGCTGCCACATCAGATTTTTACAAAACAAAAATTTCTTACTGGGCTATTTCATTGGCTCTTGTCATAACAATAAGTTGTGGATTTTATCATACCTATATTGTAAGCTCAGTACATGATATTTCACTTATATACGAGGCAAAAGAACATTTTACTATCCTTTATTTACCAATTATATGGACTGTTCTGGCCAGTATCTTTATTTATATTAGCCTAAAAAAGAATATCACAGAATACAGCAGGATTGGTTTTGTGCTCATTGGGATCATGGCTTTGAAACTGTATAGCTATGATGTCTGGCAGATGGATAATATTTCCAGGATAACTGCCTTTATTATCCTGGGTGTGATCTTATTACTGAGTTCTTTTACTTTCCAGAGACTTAAGAATATCATTAAAAATATAGTTGATAAAAAGGAGGAAAACAAGGATCATGAAAACTAA